The Limibacillus sp. genome has a segment encoding these proteins:
- a CDS encoding spermidine/putrescine ABC transporter substrate-binding protein, with protein sequence MTKFHRKPWSRRSFLAGTGAAAAGLTILPKKGWSAEEAALNFYNWDTYIGENTLSDFTSATGIEVTYDLFADNDELFAKLKGGNPGYDLIVPTNDYAEQMILAEMLVPLDHSMIPNKKNLSPSFQDADFDPGRKYTMPYMWGTMGLGYRKSRVDGVPSSWKTVFDSDQYSGRIAWLSEAGSMIGMALKYLGYSFNSKDPAQIAEAEALLIAQKGHVKTIAEDNGQDLLLSGEVDLTVEWNGDILQVMEEDDDIGYVVPSEGSLLWQDTLAVPKGAPHPENAHKMINFILDAEVGRDIAEFIYYATANGAAREICSEDYRNNPAIFPSDETIANCESALYLGEERKRVIDEAWTRINAA encoded by the coding sequence ATGACGAAATTCCATCGCAAGCCGTGGTCGCGCCGCTCGTTCCTGGCGGGAACCGGCGCTGCCGCCGCGGGCCTGACCATCCTTCCCAAGAAGGGTTGGAGCGCCGAGGAAGCCGCTCTGAACTTCTATAACTGGGACACCTACATCGGCGAGAACACGCTCTCCGACTTCACCTCGGCGACGGGCATCGAGGTCACCTATGACCTCTTCGCCGACAACGACGAGCTCTTCGCCAAGCTGAAGGGCGGCAATCCGGGCTACGATCTGATCGTGCCGACCAACGACTACGCCGAGCAGATGATCCTGGCCGAGATGCTGGTGCCGCTGGATCACTCCATGATCCCGAACAAGAAGAACCTCAGCCCCTCCTTCCAGGACGCCGACTTCGACCCGGGCCGCAAGTACACCATGCCCTACATGTGGGGCACCATGGGTCTGGGCTACCGCAAGTCCCGCGTGGACGGGGTTCCCAGCAGCTGGAAGACCGTCTTCGATAGCGACCAGTACTCCGGGCGCATCGCCTGGCTGTCCGAGGCCGGTTCCATGATCGGCATGGCGCTGAAGTATCTGGGCTATTCCTTCAACTCCAAGGACCCCGCTCAGATCGCCGAGGCCGAAGCCCTGCTGATCGCGCAGAAGGGTCACGTCAAGACCATCGCCGAGGACAACGGGCAGGACCTGCTGCTGTCCGGCGAGGTCGACCTGACGGTGGAGTGGAACGGCGACATTCTCCAGGTCATGGAGGAAGACGACGACATCGGTTATGTCGTGCCGTCCGAGGGCTCCCTGCTGTGGCAGGACACGCTGGCGGTCCCCAAGGGCGCGCCGCACCCCGAGAACGCGCACAAGATGATCAACTTCATCCTGGACGCCGAGGTCGGGCGCGACATCGCGGAGTTCATCTACTACGCCACCGCCAACGGCGCGGCCCGCGAGATCTGCTCCGAGGACTATCGCAACAATCCTGCGATCTTCCCCTCGGACGAGACCATCGCCAACTGCGAGAGCGCGCTTTACCTCGGTGAGGAGCGCAAGCGCGTGATCGACGAGGCCTGGACCCGCATCAACGCGGCCTAA